The following are encoded in a window of Fretibacter rubidus genomic DNA:
- a CDS encoding P1 family peptidase: MHNCILDVGGLSIGHAHNEKVKTGVTVILPDTPAACSVDVRGGGPGTRETDTLGPDGLIDAVHAVVLSGGSVYGLAAADGVCAWLGHERRGYVPSPNPAVPVSPIVPSAILFDNANGGDKDWGITPPYRDLGLKAVQSASKQPFDQGAIGAGLGATAGLYSGGLGTASEVVGDVTIGAIIAANPVGSPYMPGTDCFWAWPYNRGAEFGSATPPRDYRWAEPTDTKLAFLKSAGQSTVIGAVALNAALTPKQLNRLAIMAQDGIAMSVAPAHTPLDGDTLFALSTGVNPVTSPVDLAALGAASARCVARALSRAVYFAQAKT, encoded by the coding sequence ATGCATAATTGCATCCTTGATGTCGGCGGATTATCCATTGGTCATGCCCATAACGAAAAAGTCAAAACAGGCGTAACGGTCATCTTGCCTGATACCCCTGCCGCATGTTCCGTTGATGTGCGCGGCGGCGGACCAGGGACACGCGAAACAGATACGCTGGGCCCTGACGGCCTAATTGATGCGGTACATGCCGTGGTCCTATCGGGCGGTTCTGTCTACGGGCTTGCGGCGGCGGACGGGGTCTGCGCGTGGCTTGGCCATGAAAGGCGCGGCTATGTCCCCAGCCCCAATCCTGCTGTGCCCGTATCGCCCATCGTGCCCAGCGCAATATTATTTGATAATGCCAATGGCGGCGATAAGGACTGGGGCATCACCCCGCCCTACCGCGATTTGGGTCTTAAAGCCGTCCAATCCGCTAGCAAGCAACCCTTTGACCAAGGAGCCATCGGCGCAGGGCTAGGGGCCACAGCTGGGCTTTATTCTGGCGGGTTAGGCACAGCGTCTGAGGTCGTGGGCGATGTCACCATTGGTGCGATCATTGCCGCCAATCCCGTCGGCTCACCCTATATGCCCGGCACAGATTGCTTTTGGGCCTGGCCCTATAACCGCGGCGCAGAATTTGGCTCAGCCACACCACCGCGCGACTATCGCTGGGCAGAGCCAACGGATACCAAGCTTGCCTTTTTGAAATCTGCAGGACAGTCCACCGTCATCGGCGCGGTTGCGCTCAACGCCGCCCTCACCCCCAAACAATTAAACCGCCTGGCTATTATGGCCCAAGACGGGATAGCGATGTCTGTCGCCCCCGCCCATACACCGCTGGACGGCGATACACTATTCGCGCTTAGCACGGGCGTTAACCCCGTGACGTCACCCGTGGATTTAGCCGCACTCGGCGCGGCGAGCGCCCGCTGTGTGGCCCGCGCCCTGTCTCGGGCTGTGTATTTCGCGCAGGCTAAAACATGA
- a CDS encoding GFA family protein, with translation MTAVIHTAGCHCDAVKFEFNAPATVSVTECNCSMCAMSGYQHVFIPQSDLRFICGQEELALYTFNSHKAQHLFCKTCGIKPLYVPRSHPDSYSVNLRCITPGTLSVEKRIAFDGQNWEANIASLKKET, from the coding sequence GTGACCGCTGTAATACATACAGCGGGGTGCCATTGCGATGCGGTGAAGTTTGAATTTAACGCCCCCGCCACTGTCTCTGTCACAGAGTGCAATTGTTCTATGTGCGCCATGAGCGGCTATCAGCACGTCTTTATTCCGCAGAGCGATTTGCGCTTTATTTGCGGTCAAGAGGAGTTGGCGCTTTACACCTTTAATTCCCACAAAGCGCAGCATTTATTTTGCAAAACCTGCGGGATTAAACCGCTTTACGTGCCGCGCTCGCACCCTGATAGCTATAGCGTGAATCTGCGCTGTATTACGCCTGGCACGCTCTCAGTCGAAAAACGAATCGCCTTTGACGGTCAAAATTGGGAAGCCAATATCGCCTCCCTTAAGAAAGAAACCTAA
- a CDS encoding alpha/beta fold hydrolase — protein MIRKIAGIGMTLVMVYIGYFYLTHSPFPDSKARPAIGETIIIQSDSRVTSGITYYVSGPDAPAKRVVLSASAGREASDFNELVTALNAQGYRTLAVEHGGINGAPTVEAADMALLAFPLIKALEHDGYMNDTETFAFIGHGFGNRIVRAASDYYARIEGTLRPNAVVLLTAGGATDVAPEMQEVLDQIFDPRVPFKARKTAMQNALFAEGDTIPDHWTRGWHTQTAVLQRRAKTNKIEQWENAGGVPMLVVQPAQDRIAPKSDAGDYLAAKFPDQVTLTVVEDAGHALLPERPDAVAKAVIDYLATVMIRPEVKTP, from the coding sequence GTGATTAGAAAAATAGCGGGCATCGGCATGACGTTGGTCATGGTCTATATTGGATATTTTTATCTCACCCATAGCCCCTTCCCTGACAGCAAAGCGCGGCCAGCCATTGGCGAGACAATCATTATCCAATCAGACTCACGCGTGACCAGCGGCATCACCTATTACGTCAGCGGGCCGGACGCGCCCGCAAAACGCGTGGTGCTATCGGCGAGCGCAGGCCGTGAGGCGAGCGATTTTAACGAGCTTGTGACGGCGCTTAATGCGCAAGGCTACCGCACATTGGCGGTGGAGCATGGCGGCATTAACGGCGCGCCCACAGTCGAGGCCGCCGATATGGCCTTACTCGCCTTCCCTCTGATTAAAGCGCTAGAGCATGACGGCTATATGAACGACACAGAAACCTTTGCCTTTATCGGTCACGGCTTTGGTAACCGTATTGTGCGCGCAGCAAGCGATTATTACGCCCGCATCGAAGGGACACTGCGCCCCAATGCAGTTGTCCTTTTAACGGCAGGGGGGGCAACGGATGTCGCGCCCGAGATGCAAGAGGTCCTAGACCAAATCTTTGATCCCCGTGTCCCGTTTAAGGCCCGAAAAACTGCCATGCAAAACGCTCTTTTTGCAGAGGGCGACACTATTCCCGACCATTGGACACGCGGCTGGCATACACAAACGGCGGTGTTACAGCGCCGCGCCAAGACCAATAAGATTGAGCAATGGGAAAACGCAGGCGGCGTTCCCATGTTGGTCGTGCAACCCGCCCAAGACCGTATCGCCCCCAAGTCAGATGCGGGTGATTATTTGGCGGCTAAGTTTCCTGACCAAGTGACATTGACCGTGGTTGAAGATGCTGGACATGCGCTGCTCCCTGAACGGCCTGACGCTGTGGCTAAGGCCGTCATTGATTACCTTGCGACCGTTATGATACGGCCCGAGGTTAAAACGCCGTGA
- a CDS encoding acyl-CoA thioesterase, with protein MRPKPSVISDYPHRLIIPTRWSDNDVYGHVNNAVYYFYFDTVVNRFLIDKDLLEIGTSDVIGLVVETGCQYFAPISFPQEVSAGLAVSKIGTSSVRYEIGLFAGDNTTAAAQGHFVHVYVNEATRRPVPITDNMRTTLTEIYRD; from the coding sequence ATGAGACCAAAGCCGTCTGTGATATCCGATTACCCGCACCGCCTTATCATTCCAACGCGCTGGTCTGACAATGATGTTTACGGCCATGTAAATAATGCCGTTTATTATTTTTATTTCGACACGGTGGTGAATAGGTTTTTGATAGATAAAGACCTGCTGGAGATTGGCACGTCAGATGTGATTGGCTTGGTCGTGGAAACGGGATGTCAATATTTTGCCCCGATAAGCTTTCCCCAAGAGGTGAGCGCGGGGCTTGCTGTGAGCAAGATTGGAACAAGTTCTGTACGATATGAGATTGGGTTATTTGCGGGCGATAACACAACCGCCGCCGCCCAAGGGCATTTCGTTCATGTCTATGTCAATGAGGCCACACGCCGGCCTGTGCCCATAACAGATAACATGCGAACGACACTAACGGAGATATACCGTGATTAG
- a CDS encoding iron-containing alcohol dehydrogenase — MHSFQTVSDIRIEPGGAAKLDYYVDGLCRNKRVAIVTDKGVRALGLLDAGVESLRAAGYQTFVFDKVVADPPEAVVLKGAVAIRKFNPGLIIGFGGGSPMDTAKVIAHLCGCDQPLESLYGVGQAKGPSLPLMLIPTTAGTGSEVTNVAIITTGETAKKGIVADSLYADRVLLDAALTFGLPKSITASTGIDAMVHAIEAYTSIREKNPISDALALTALRKLRGAIVTACESPDNVEARGDMLIGAMLAGQAFSNAPCAAVHALAYPLGGFFHVPHGLSNALVMTGVMDYNLPKADHWYAEIARDMGVGQTGVSLIDEMQRIKDATHVPQTLAAVDIPEDAIPMMAKDAMTKDRLLMNNAREMTFDATVKIYEGIAS, encoded by the coding sequence ATGCATAGCTTTCAAACCGTATCTGATATCCGTATTGAGCCCGGCGGGGCGGCGAAATTGGATTATTATGTCGACGGGCTATGCCGCAACAAACGCGTGGCCATTGTCACAGACAAAGGTGTGCGGGCCTTGGGGCTTTTGGATGCGGGCGTCGAGAGCCTGCGCGCGGCAGGATACCAAACATTCGTCTTTGATAAAGTCGTTGCCGACCCGCCCGAAGCCGTTGTCTTAAAAGGCGCGGTCGCCATTCGGAAGTTCAACCCTGGCCTGATTATCGGATTTGGCGGCGGCAGCCCGATGGATACCGCCAAGGTCATTGCGCATTTATGTGGATGTGATCAACCGCTAGAGAGCCTTTACGGTGTCGGACAAGCCAAAGGCCCAAGCCTGCCGCTGATGCTAATCCCGACCACGGCGGGCACAGGGTCAGAGGTCACCAATGTTGCGATTATCACCACGGGTGAAACGGCCAAAAAAGGCATCGTCGCCGACAGCCTTTATGCGGACCGTGTCCTTTTGGACGCGGCGCTGACATTTGGATTGCCAAAATCAATTACGGCATCCACAGGCATTGACGCTATGGTCCATGCCATTGAGGCCTATACGTCTATTCGTGAGAAAAACCCCATTTCAGACGCGCTGGCGTTGACCGCGCTTCGTAAATTGCGCGGCGCAATTGTGACGGCCTGCGAGAGCCCTGATAATGTTGAGGCGCGCGGTGATATGCTGATCGGGGCGATGCTGGCGGGGCAAGCCTTTTCCAACGCACCCTGTGCAGCCGTGCATGCGCTGGCCTATCCGCTGGGCGGGTTTTTCCATGTCCCGCATGGTCTGTCTAATGCATTGGTGATGACGGGGGTGATGGATTATAATTTGCCCAAGGCCGACCATTGGTACGCCGAAATTGCGCGCGACATGGGCGTGGGACAAACGGGGGTGTCGCTGATTGATGAAATGCAGCGCATTAAAGACGCCACCCATGTGCCGCAAACGCTAGCCGCTGTGGACATCCCAGAGGACGCCATCCCAATGATGGCCAAAGACGCCATGACCAAAGACAGATTGCTAATGAATAATGCGCGCGAGATGACCTTTGACGCGACGGTGAAAATCTATGAGGGCATTGCGTCATGA
- a CDS encoding LysE family translocator → MDNLWPFILTAFIIESTPGPNMAFLALVSATEGRRYGFATVLGVTLGLLIIGLLAAVGVATLITQSPTAFEILRWGGIIYLLYLAWEGWRESGENSPHAMAAHKSTTQYFRHGLIVNLLNPKAAFFYIAILPSFLSGAEDGVGQTTILTLIYVIIATLMHLIIVSFAGLFNPYLADPMRNKRTRQILSLALAAVAIWFGWSTRHSLG, encoded by the coding sequence ATGGACAATCTCTGGCCCTTTATTCTGACGGCTTTTATCATTGAGAGTACGCCTGGCCCGAATATGGCCTTTCTGGCCTTGGTCAGCGCGACAGAGGGGCGGCGATATGGGTTTGCGACTGTTTTGGGGGTCACGCTTGGCCTGTTGATAATCGGTCTTTTGGCTGCTGTTGGAGTTGCAACGCTTATCACGCAAAGCCCAACAGCGTTTGAAATATTACGCTGGGGCGGTATCATTTATTTGCTATATCTAGCGTGGGAAGGCTGGCGCGAAAGCGGTGAAAATTCACCCCATGCTATGGCGGCCCATAAATCAACGACACAGTATTTTCGGCACGGCCTTATCGTCAATCTACTGAACCCCAAAGCGGCCTTTTTCTATATCGCTATTTTGCCCAGCTTTCTCAGCGGGGCTGAGGACGGCGTTGGGCAAACCACTATCTTGACCCTCATATACGTCATTATCGCCACGCTAATGCATCTTATTATCGTCAGCTTTGCGGGACTGTTTAATCCTTATCTGGCCGACCCCATGCGCAATAAACGCACACGGCAAATATTGTCACTGGCTTTGGCAGCGGTAGCGATATGGTTTGGCTGGTCAACACGACACAGTCTAGGCTAA